In Nostoc sp. UHCC 0926, a single genomic region encodes these proteins:
- a CDS encoding ABC transporter ATP-binding protein has translation MANVRLEEIKRRFNNVTAIEDITFEIPDGEFWVLVGPSGCGKSTILRTIAGLETATSGKLFIGDRLVNNIPARQRDVAMVFQNYALYPHMSVAQNIGFGLQMRKVDRKIIQERVMNVARSLSLDHLLDRKPKQLSGGQQQRVALGRAIAREPQVFLLDEPLSNLDAQLRDDTRAELKQLHQELGITTIYVTHDQVEAMTLADKIVVLNRGRIQQIGDPQSIYASPANQMVASFLGSPPMNILPAIYENNGFDVSGQLLAVPAVVKEKLQSRQGHSFDLGIRPEHIKINTDSERAERPATANRTQNSGQLSVEVKVVEPLGRETLIRAGLPGSAVVLNIQVGGDVRPRPGDRLSLQLDLNQLFVFDPKTGDRIL, from the coding sequence ATGGCAAACGTTCGTCTAGAAGAAATTAAACGTAGATTTAATAATGTCACCGCTATCGAGGATATTACCTTTGAAATTCCTGATGGCGAGTTTTGGGTTCTAGTCGGGCCATCGGGTTGTGGTAAGTCTACAATTTTGCGAACGATCGCTGGTTTAGAAACCGCCACATCTGGTAAACTCTTTATTGGCGATCGCTTGGTAAATAATATCCCAGCCAGACAACGGGATGTGGCGATGGTATTTCAGAACTACGCTCTCTATCCTCACATGAGTGTGGCGCAAAACATCGGCTTTGGCTTGCAGATGCGGAAGGTTGACCGGAAAATCATTCAAGAACGGGTGATGAATGTGGCGCGATCGCTTTCTCTGGATCACCTGCTGGATCGTAAACCCAAACAACTTTCTGGGGGACAGCAACAACGGGTAGCATTAGGGAGAGCGATCGCTCGTGAACCACAAGTGTTTTTACTTGATGAACCTTTATCTAATTTAGATGCCCAATTGCGTGATGATACAAGGGCAGAATTAAAACAGCTACATCAAGAATTAGGCATTACAACAATCTACGTCACCCATGATCAAGTTGAAGCGATGACTTTAGCTGATAAAATTGTCGTGCTAAATCGAGGGCGGATTCAACAAATCGGCGATCCCCAAAGTATTTATGCAAGTCCTGCTAATCAGATGGTGGCAAGTTTTTTAGGCAGTCCGCCAATGAATATTTTGCCTGCAATCTATGAAAATAACGGTTTTGATGTGAGTGGACAGTTATTAGCGGTTCCAGCAGTTGTGAAAGAAAAATTACAGTCGCGTCAAGGACACAGTTTTGATTTGGGGATTCGTCCAGAGCATATAAAAATTAACACTGACTCAGAACGGGCTGAACGCCCTGCTACCGCTAACAGGACTCAAAACTCAGGACAGTTATCAGTAGAAGTTAAAGTGGTGGAACCTTTGGGAAGGGAAACTTTGATTCGTGCTGGTTTACCTGGTTCAGCGGTGGTGTTGAATATTCAGGTGGGTGGGGATGTGCGTCCGCGTCCAGGCGATCGCCTTTCTCTACAACTCGATTTAAATCAATTGTTTGTGTTTGATCCCAAAACTGGGGACAGAATCTTATAA
- a CDS encoding type II toxin-antitoxin system HicA family toxin, translated as MPKLPVLTGKTVINALEKIGFQAVRQKGSHVQMEREDGRLVTIPVHAGKTIGKVLLRKILRDAELTREEFIALLES; from the coding sequence ATGCCAAAACTACCAGTTTTAACAGGTAAAACAGTTATTAACGCCCTTGAGAAAATAGGATTTCAGGCGGTGCGTCAAAAAGGCTCTCATGTACAAATGGAACGTGAAGATGGGCGCTTAGTAACTATTCCTGTTCATGCTGGTAAAACAATAGGTAAAGTATTACTACGCAAAATACTACGCGATGCTGAACTGACCAGAGAAGAGTTTATCGCATTGCTGGAATCATAG
- a CDS encoding type II toxin-antitoxin system HicB family antitoxin — protein sequence MINPTNREFYVIIERDEDGYYVGEVPQLKACYSQGETIDELMANMKEVIELCLETKTDEEIPEFIGIQKVVI from the coding sequence ATGATAAATCCCACCAACCGAGAATTCTACGTCATCATTGAACGAGATGAAGATGGCTACTATGTCGGAGAAGTCCCTCAGCTAAAAGCCTGTTACAGTCAGGGAGAAACAATTGATGAGTTGATGGCTAATATGAAAGAAGTAATTGAACTTTGTTTAGAAACAAAAACTGATGAAGAAATACCAGAATTTATAGGTATTCAAAAGGTAGTAATTTAA
- a CDS encoding GUN4 domain-containing protein encodes MTDPMILSGPANDIDSLRRPLITGSEKVQQQIIPQLAELGNEGLDVLMEFLLKRRENPATWVDGKAYQVLYNSDAPQAKEFLRSCFPEGIVPLKSECGINYNSLQQLLAVQDFQAADRVTIEKMCELSGPTAVQRKWLYFSEVENSPAVDLQTINNLWLVHSEGKFGFSVQREIWLSLGKNWENFWPKIGWKAGNNWTRYPNEFTWELSAPRGHLPLSNQLRGVRVFASLLSHPAWSKNSEK; translated from the coding sequence ATGACAGACCCAATGATTTTATCAGGCCCTGCTAATGACATCGATTCCCTGCGAAGACCATTAATCACTGGGTCTGAAAAAGTCCAACAACAGATAATCCCACAGTTAGCTGAGTTGGGTAATGAGGGATTAGACGTGTTGATGGAATTTTTACTGAAACGACGTGAGAACCCAGCGACTTGGGTTGATGGTAAAGCTTACCAAGTCCTTTATAACTCTGATGCACCTCAAGCTAAAGAATTTTTGCGCTCCTGTTTTCCTGAGGGAATTGTACCTCTAAAATCAGAGTGCGGGATTAACTACAATTCTTTGCAACAACTACTGGCTGTTCAAGACTTCCAAGCAGCCGATCGTGTCACCATAGAAAAAATGTGTGAACTGTCAGGGCCAACGGCTGTACAACGAAAATGGTTGTATTTTAGTGAGGTAGAAAATTCCCCGGCTGTTGACTTGCAAACCATTAACAACCTCTGGTTAGTCCACTCCGAAGGTAAATTTGGCTTTTCAGTGCAGCGAGAAATCTGGTTAAGTTTGGGTAAAAATTGGGAGAATTTCTGGCCAAAAATTGGCTGGAAAGCAGGCAATAACTGGACGCGATACCCTAACGAGTTTACCTGGGAATTGAGTGCGCCTAGAGGTCACTTACCCCTTTCTAATCAACTTCGGGGGGTACGGGTGTTTGCTTCTTTACTTTCTCACCCTGCTTGGTCGAAGAATTCAGAAAAATGA
- a CDS encoding NADP-dependent isocitrate dehydrogenase: MYDKITPPATGEKITFKNGEPIVPENPIIPFIRGDGTGIDIWPATQKVLDAAVAKAYKGERQISWFKVYAGDEACDLYGTYQYLPQDTLTAIEEYGVAIKGPLTTPIGGGIRSLNVALRQIFDLYACVRPCRYYAGTPSPHKNPEKLDVIVYRENTEDIYLGIEWRQGSEIGDRLIKILNEELIPATPEHGKKRIPLDSGIGIKPISKTGSQRLVRRAIKHALLLPKHKQQVTLVHKGNIMKYTEGAFRDWGYELATSEFRACTVTEQESWILSNKEKNPNISLEENARQIEPGFDALTPDKKAQVVKEVETVLNTIWATHGEGKWKDKVLVNDRIADSIFQQIQTRPDEYSILATMNLNGDYLSDAAAAIVGGLGMGPGANIGDASAIFEATHGTAPKHAGLDRINPGSVILSGVMMLEFLGWQEAADLVKKGLSDAIANSQVTYDLARLLEPPVEPLKCSEFAEAIIQHFG, encoded by the coding sequence ATGTACGACAAGATTACCCCCCCCGCAACTGGAGAAAAAATCACCTTCAAAAATGGTGAACCAATCGTACCAGAAAATCCAATTATCCCCTTTATTCGGGGCGATGGTACAGGTATAGATATCTGGCCTGCTACTCAAAAAGTGCTAGATGCTGCGGTAGCCAAAGCATACAAGGGTGAGCGTCAAATTAGTTGGTTCAAGGTTTACGCTGGAGACGAAGCCTGCGATTTATACGGTACTTATCAATATTTACCTCAGGACACTCTCACGGCTATTGAAGAATATGGTGTAGCTATTAAGGGGCCTTTGACTACTCCCATTGGGGGGGGAATTCGTTCTTTAAATGTGGCGCTGCGGCAAATTTTTGACTTGTATGCCTGCGTGCGTCCTTGCCGTTACTATGCAGGTACGCCCTCACCGCACAAAAATCCTGAAAAGCTGGATGTAATTGTTTATCGAGAGAATACGGAAGATATTTATTTAGGCATTGAGTGGCGACAAGGTAGCGAAATCGGCGATCGCTTAATTAAAATTCTCAATGAAGAACTGATCCCCGCCACCCCAGAACATGGGAAAAAACGCATTCCTCTTGATTCTGGTATTGGCATCAAACCCATCAGCAAAACTGGTTCCCAGCGTCTCGTCAGACGTGCGATCAAACACGCCTTGCTATTGCCCAAACACAAGCAACAAGTGACTTTGGTGCATAAGGGCAACATCATGAAGTACACCGAAGGCGCTTTCCGCGATTGGGGTTATGAACTAGCAACCAGCGAATTTCGCGCCTGTACTGTCACTGAACAGGAATCTTGGATTTTGAGTAACAAGGAAAAAAATCCCAATATTTCCTTGGAAGAAAACGCCCGTCAGATTGAGCCTGGGTTTGATGCTCTCACTCCAGATAAGAAAGCGCAAGTTGTCAAGGAAGTTGAAACTGTTCTTAACACAATTTGGGCAACCCACGGTGAGGGCAAATGGAAAGATAAAGTTTTGGTGAATGACCGGATTGCTGACAGTATTTTTCAACAAATCCAAACTAGACCGGATGAGTATTCGATTTTGGCGACGATGAACTTGAACGGCGATTACTTGTCTGATGCGGCTGCCGCCATTGTTGGGGGATTGGGAATGGGCCCAGGGGCAAATATTGGTGATGCTAGTGCCATATTTGAAGCTACCCACGGCACTGCACCCAAACACGCCGGCTTAGATCGGATTAATCCTGGTTCAGTGATTTTGTCTGGTGTGATGATGCTGGAGTTTCTGGGTTGGCAAGAAGCCGCAGACCTAGTTAAGAAAGGTTTAAGCGATGCGATCGCAAATAGTCAAGTCACTTACGATTTAGCCCGGTTACTAGAACCGCCAGTTGAACCCTTAAAATGTTCTGAATTTGCCGAGGCAATTATTCAGCATTTTGGTTAA
- a CDS encoding helix-turn-helix domain-containing protein: protein MPISYSGDLRIRVITAYVAKEGSQRQLAERFKVSLSFVRNLLRRYRQNGQIESKRRGGYQQPTIQNEHLSIIQSLVEEKNDLLLRELYVGVARRRHRY from the coding sequence ATGCCAATATCTTACTCAGGAGATTTGCGTATTCGCGTGATTACAGCGTATGTTGCAAAGGAAGGCTCTCAACGTCAGTTGGCTGAAAGATTTAAGGTCAGCCTGTCATTTGTGCGAAATCTGTTGCGTCGTTATCGTCAAAATGGACAAATTGAGTCGAAACGACGTGGAGGATACCAACAGCCAACAATTCAAAATGAGCATCTAAGCATCATCCAATCTCTGGTGGAGGAGAAAAATGATTTGTTGCTCAGAGAATTATACGTAGGCGTAGCCCGCCGCAGGCATCGCTACTAA
- a CDS encoding transposase, producing MFLTYVTQVLAPQLWKGPIVVMDNLRVHQAERVKIAIESVGAKVKFLPPYSPDLSPIELCWSKLKQFLRSREAHTLELLDQAMADAVNYITEDDAFGWFNHCGLFT from the coding sequence GTGTTTCTCACATATGTAACTCAGGTCTTAGCTCCTCAATTGTGGAAAGGGCCGATCGTGGTTATGGATAATCTGAGGGTTCATCAGGCGGAGCGTGTAAAAATTGCCATCGAGTCTGTTGGTGCAAAAGTCAAGTTTTTGCCCCCCTACTCTCCTGATTTATCCCCCATAGAACTTTGTTGGTCGAAATTGAAGCAATTTCTCCGTTCCCGTGAAGCGCACACACTGGAATTACTCGATCAAGCAATGGCTGACGCTGTAAATTATATTACCGAAGATGATGCCTTCGGTTGGTTCAACCACTGTGGTCTATTTACCTGA
- the mtnA gene encoding S-methyl-5-thioribose-1-phosphate isomerase, with translation MTPSTNQVYPVIWHNDSVSLIDQTRLPNEYTFVEIHRSEDMAQAIKTMIVRGAPAIGVAAAYGMYLGAREIETSDRHKFLQHLDKVAQLLRSTRPTAVNLFWAISRMIKAAYETLGTVAEIKQTLLQTAQAINVEDLQTCQAIGDNGLAVLPTTPKKLRLLTHCNAGALATAGYGTALGVVRSAWREGRLERLFADETRPRLQGAKLTTWECVQEGIPVTLITDNMAAHCMKQGLIHAVVVGADRIAANGDTANKIGTYSVAIAAKAHNIPFFVAAPLSTVDFELADGSQIPIEERDPTEIYQVGDTILTPAGVDFYNPAFDVTPAKLITAIITENGAIAPHKLAKSQLKQVA, from the coding sequence ATGACACCTTCCACAAACCAGGTTTATCCGGTTATTTGGCATAATGACTCAGTGTCACTAATTGATCAAACCCGTTTACCCAATGAGTATACGTTTGTAGAAATCCACCGCAGTGAAGATATGGCGCAGGCAATTAAAACTATGATTGTCCGAGGTGCGCCAGCAATTGGTGTGGCTGCGGCTTATGGAATGTATCTCGGCGCAAGGGAAATTGAGACAAGCGATCGCCACAAATTTTTGCAACACTTAGATAAAGTCGCCCAGTTGTTGCGTTCTACTCGTCCGACGGCGGTAAATTTATTTTGGGCAATTAGCCGGATGATCAAAGCCGCCTACGAAACGCTGGGAACAGTAGCAGAAATCAAACAAACTCTTTTGCAAACAGCCCAAGCAATCAACGTTGAAGATTTGCAAACCTGTCAAGCGATCGGCGACAATGGTTTGGCAGTTTTGCCCACTACCCCAAAAAAGCTGAGGCTGCTTACGCACTGCAACGCTGGAGCATTAGCTACGGCTGGATACGGCACTGCTTTAGGTGTTGTGCGTTCTGCTTGGAGGGAAGGACGTTTAGAACGTCTATTTGCTGACGAAACCCGTCCCCGTTTGCAAGGTGCAAAACTCACCACTTGGGAATGTGTGCAAGAAGGTATTCCAGTGACATTAATTACTGATAATATGGCAGCCCATTGCATGAAACAGGGTTTGATTCATGCTGTAGTTGTGGGTGCTGATCGAATTGCTGCTAATGGTGACACTGCCAATAAAATTGGTACATATAGTGTAGCGATCGCAGCTAAAGCACATAATATACCCTTCTTTGTGGCTGCACCCCTTTCTACCGTTGATTTTGAATTAGCCGATGGCAGCCAAATTCCCATTGAGGAACGCGATCCAACAGAAATCTATCAAGTTGGTGATACCATTCTCACACCTGCGGGTGTAGATTTTTACAACCCAGCTTTTGATGTGACTCCGGCTAAGTTGATTACAGCAATTATTACAGAGAATGGAGCGATCGCACCTCATAAATTAGCAAAATCACAGCTAAAGCAAGTAGCGTAA
- a CDS encoding DUF2235 domain-containing protein, translating to MKRLVICCDGTWQQLISPYPSNVVKLAQSVKPIASDGVTQIIFYDEGIGTESQKILGGATGLGIDRNIEDCYRFLSLNYVTGDEIYLFGFSRGAYTVRSLAGMIYCSGLLDRPHVTKAHEAYELYRDRGIKPKDKTAVEYRKDYGERVPITLIGCFDTVGALGIPGMPTFSKLNEQLNKRYRFHDTTLNKCIENALHAVAIDEIREIFDVTPMKKHPEAEKQRVIQKWFPGGHGCVGGGTEEYSGLSDAALQWMIDSVGVLGLGLDLDPSVIPTGINPNYECDFKNDVGFFKLAGIKFREVGDVIEDIHESTINRLKSRKDYRPKNLQKIIDKLN from the coding sequence ATGAAACGTCTTGTTATATGCTGTGATGGAACCTGGCAACAATTAATAAGTCCTTACCCAAGCAATGTGGTTAAGTTAGCTCAATCTGTGAAACCGATCGCCAGTGACGGGGTTACACAAATCATATTTTATGACGAGGGCATTGGAACCGAGAGTCAAAAGATTTTAGGAGGAGCTACCGGACTAGGAATCGATAGAAATATAGAAGATTGCTACCGATTTCTTAGTCTCAATTATGTTACTGGTGATGAAATCTATCTGTTCGGCTTCAGTCGCGGTGCTTACACAGTTAGAAGTCTAGCAGGGATGATCTATTGTTCCGGTCTTCTAGACCGCCCCCATGTCACCAAAGCACATGAAGCTTACGAGCTTTACCGTGACCGAGGTATTAAACCCAAGGATAAGACAGCAGTAGAATACCGTAAAGACTACGGGGAGCGCGTTCCTATCACCTTGATCGGTTGTTTTGACACCGTTGGTGCCCTTGGGATTCCTGGGATGCCCACCTTCAGCAAGTTGAACGAGCAGCTAAATAAGCGGTACAGATTCCATGACACTACTTTAAACAAATGTATTGAGAATGCATTGCACGCTGTGGCGATCGACGAAATCCGCGAAATCTTTGATGTTACTCCCATGAAAAAGCATCCTGAGGCTGAAAAGCAGCGGGTGATTCAAAAGTGGTTTCCAGGTGGGCATGGTTGCGTTGGCGGTGGAACCGAAGAATACAGCGGGTTATCAGATGCTGCCTTACAGTGGATGATTGATTCGGTTGGTGTCCTGGGATTAGGGCTTGACTTAGATCCAAGTGTGATTCCGACAGGCATCAACCCCAATTATGAATGTGACTTTAAGAACGATGTTGGATTCTTTAAATTGGCTGGAATCAAGTTTCGTGAGGTCGGCGATGTCATTGAAGATATTCATGAAAGCACGATCAACCGTTTGAAAAGCCGCAAGGACTATCGACCTAAGAATCTACAAAAGATTATCGACAAACTTAATTAA
- a CDS encoding peroxidase family protein, which produces MATERDTSRDGFKNKLETFALTGLKPIWNFIQSNDALKKRVNKTLINNAISKIPTRPYPFSTKSPYTSWESLTERTYSGLHLPPLDWKPLTDKNYIGVNLAPSEKFEKNLPPVEELAVLYQKTGETQYSPKSSLMFPYFVQWFTDSFLRTERQNHLKNTSNHQIDVCNVYGLNPTITHLLRSHQGGKLKSQILNGEEYPPFYYDENGQAKEEFKGIPHVITNEFVNKSESFPPEKKQKLFAMGAELERVNVQIGYVMLNVLCLREHNRLCELLAKNYPTWDDERLFQTARNIVMVEMLKIVLEDYINHITPYHFQFFTDPLAFTNEKWYRPNWMAVEFTLVYRWHSMLPDTLIHDGKKMSMPDSMWNNEMIIKKGLGAIFEETCSQPAAQLSLFNTPDFLLPTELASIRLGRGAKLRSYNDYREMCKYPRVTDFNQISGNEKVQQELKRLYGHVDNIELYVGLYAEDLRKNSALPPLVGRLIGIDAFSQAFTNPLLAENVFNPETFSPVGWEEIQNTKTLDQLLHRNIPKGKKYRVSFYRKDWQPV; this is translated from the coding sequence ATGGCTACTGAAAGAGACACATCCAGAGACGGGTTTAAAAACAAACTTGAGACTTTTGCTTTAACTGGCTTGAAGCCGATATGGAACTTCATTCAGAGCAACGATGCTCTCAAAAAAAGAGTTAACAAAACTCTTATTAATAACGCCATATCCAAAATTCCTACTCGTCCCTATCCGTTTAGTACAAAATCTCCCTACACCTCTTGGGAGTCATTAACAGAACGTACCTATTCAGGACTGCATTTACCACCTCTTGATTGGAAACCTTTAACTGATAAAAACTATATAGGAGTGAATTTAGCTCCTAGTGAAAAGTTTGAAAAGAATCTTCCTCCTGTTGAGGAACTAGCGGTGTTGTATCAGAAAACCGGAGAGACTCAATACTCGCCAAAATCCTCTCTGATGTTCCCGTATTTCGTCCAATGGTTTACCGACAGTTTTTTGCGAACCGAACGCCAAAATCATCTCAAGAATACTTCTAACCACCAGATTGATGTATGTAACGTCTATGGGTTAAACCCAACAATTACTCACCTGCTGAGATCTCATCAAGGAGGCAAGCTAAAAAGCCAAATTCTCAATGGAGAAGAATATCCTCCTTTTTACTATGATGAAAATGGACAAGCCAAAGAAGAATTCAAAGGAATACCTCATGTAATAACCAATGAATTCGTAAATAAATCAGAAAGTTTTCCCCCAGAAAAAAAACAAAAGTTATTTGCTATGGGGGCAGAACTAGAACGGGTGAATGTGCAAATTGGCTACGTAATGCTGAATGTTCTTTGCTTAAGAGAACATAATCGCTTGTGCGAACTCTTGGCAAAAAATTATCCGACTTGGGATGATGAACGCCTTTTCCAAACGGCGAGAAATATTGTAATGGTTGAGATGCTGAAGATTGTGCTAGAGGATTATATCAACCATATTACCCCCTATCACTTTCAATTCTTCACCGACCCCCTGGCATTTACTAATGAAAAATGGTATCGCCCCAATTGGATGGCGGTAGAATTTACCCTAGTCTATCGTTGGCATAGTATGCTGCCTGATACTCTCATTCATGACGGGAAAAAAATGTCTATGCCCGACTCGATGTGGAACAATGAAATGATTATCAAAAAAGGGTTGGGAGCTATATTTGAGGAAACTTGTTCCCAGCCGGCAGCACAACTGAGTTTATTCAATACGCCTGATTTCCTACTTCCCACCGAGTTAGCAAGTATTCGTTTAGGTCGCGGTGCAAAATTAAGAAGCTATAACGATTATCGTGAGATGTGTAAATATCCACGGGTGACTGATTTTAATCAGATTAGTGGCAATGAAAAGGTTCAACAAGAATTGAAAAGATTGTATGGTCATGTAGACAATATTGAGTTGTATGTTGGACTGTACGCAGAAGATTTACGGAAAAATTCCGCCTTACCGCCTTTAGTGGGACGATTGATCGGAATTGATGCCTTTTCTCAAGCTTTCACCAATCCTCTGTTAGCAGAAAATGTCTTCAATCCAGAAACTTTTTCACCAGTAGGTTGGGAGGAGATTCAGAATACAAAAACCCTCGACCAACTGTTACATCGCAATATTCCTAAAGGTAAAAAGTATCGAGTTTCTTTTTATCGCAAAGATTGGCAACCAGTGTGA
- a CDS encoding catalase, with protein sequence MNLFTEYPEKDEAKYCALMSELVKKNMENLYGGDKKKTAKRDTHSKTNAAVQGTLEIFDFDEAAIKQELSKRTSLTEAQLQGISLKQGLFAKPKQYPVWLRFANGAFSVKNDYEGDTRSMAVKVIGVEGERLPQSHELKTQDIIAHNTEFFFVRTIKDFHSFFLTVYRAGLSPVLKLLVLLWLKLHPYESSLLKNSFKRFPKSLLTERYWSASAYSLGLKSDFDPSQPGRVPVEYPVVIKYGFTPVSSQPPHQQLSLESRPESELQRAKASGSEDNYYREDIIQTLAKPDAEYVWDFQIQFQTSPEMSIDDTTIVWNEKESPFFTVGRLTVKHQKVNSPKENDFGENLSFSPGNGLAVHRPVGAINRLRSIVYPIVADDRHKKRGVKYQEPTV encoded by the coding sequence ATGAACTTATTTACTGAATATCCAGAAAAAGACGAAGCCAAATATTGCGCTCTCATGAGTGAGTTAGTCAAAAAGAACATGGAAAATCTTTACGGAGGTGATAAGAAAAAAACTGCAAAGAGAGATACCCACTCTAAAACTAACGCTGCTGTACAAGGAACTCTAGAAATCTTTGACTTTGATGAAGCAGCAATTAAGCAGGAATTGAGCAAACGCACCTCATTAACTGAAGCTCAACTTCAAGGCATTTCCCTAAAACAAGGTTTATTTGCAAAACCGAAACAATATCCAGTTTGGCTACGATTTGCAAATGGTGCGTTTTCAGTAAAGAATGATTATGAAGGAGATACGCGCTCCATGGCCGTAAAAGTGATAGGGGTAGAAGGAGAAAGACTACCACAAAGTCACGAGTTAAAAACCCAAGATATTATTGCCCACAATACCGAATTCTTTTTTGTTAGAACCATCAAAGACTTCCACAGCTTTTTCTTGACGGTTTATCGAGCAGGGCTGTCTCCAGTTCTTAAGCTGCTCGTGCTTTTATGGCTAAAGTTGCATCCCTACGAATCGTCACTTCTAAAAAACAGTTTCAAACGGTTTCCCAAAAGTTTGCTCACAGAACGCTATTGGAGTGCTTCAGCGTATTCTTTGGGACTCAAATCTGATTTTGACCCATCACAACCAGGTCGAGTTCCTGTGGAATATCCGGTTGTGATTAAATATGGATTTACTCCAGTTTCCAGTCAACCACCTCATCAACAACTTTCTCTTGAGTCCAGACCAGAAAGTGAGCTTCAGCGTGCCAAAGCCTCAGGTTCAGAGGACAATTACTACCGAGAGGATATTATTCAAACTTTAGCAAAGCCTGATGCTGAATATGTTTGGGACTTTCAAATCCAATTTCAAACTAGCCCAGAAATGTCTATTGATGATACCACCATTGTTTGGAATGAAAAAGAATCACCCTTCTTTACAGTTGGTCGCCTAACAGTTAAGCATCAGAAGGTTAATTCTCCCAAAGAAAATGACTTTGGGGAAAATCTCAGTTTTTCTCCTGGGAATGGTTTAGCAGTGCATCGTCCTGTCGGTGCGATTAATCGGTTACGCAGCATTGTTTATCCTATTGTTGCTGATGACCGTCACAAAAAACGAGGAGTCAAATACCAGGAACCAACTGTCTGA